One window from the genome of Elaeis guineensis isolate ETL-2024a chromosome 5, EG11, whole genome shotgun sequence encodes:
- the LOC140858012 gene encoding glutamate receptor 2.8-like: MAGQTYKTGGFGFVFPKGSPLVPDLSRAILNVTESDEMMEIERLWFGDQSDCPKEGSTLSSNSLDFRSFWGLFLITGLASTVLCLYYLVTFCYTNRRALKTIALQNSLKCRLHSIARLFDEKDLSSHTFKKAALEDGSTRVNGHPGASPYPNYPQSPRSISNHTYEEGVSTPVELETVSPTAVSQSPETPPRECTEASG; encoded by the exons ATGGCTGGCCAAACCTACAAGACTGGTGGATTTGGCTTT GTCTTCCCAAAAGGCTCACCATTAGTCCCAGACCTCTCGAGGGCGATCCTTAACGTTACCGAGAGTGATGAGATGATGGAGATCGAAAGGCTGTGGTTCGGGGATCAGTCCGACTGCCCAAAAGAAGGCAGCACCCTTTCTTCTAACAGTCTTGATTTTAGAAGCTTCTGGGGCCTCTTCCTCATCACTGGACTTGCTTCAACTGTACTCTGCCTCTATTATTTGGTCACCTTCTGCTACACGAACAGACGCGCCTTGAAGACCATTGCCTTGCAGAACTCTCTTAAATGCAGGCTTCACTCCATTGCCAGGCTCTTCGATGAGAAAGACCTCTCATCACATACATTTAAGAAGGCTGCGCTAGAGGATGGATCGACAAGGGTCAACGGACATCCCGGCGCCTCTCCTTATCCCAACTATCCACAAAGCCCAAGGAGTATCTCTAACCATACCTACGAGGAAGGAGTTAGTACTCCAGTGGAGCTTGAGACTGTGAGCCCAACTGCTGTCAGCCAGAGTCCAGAGACGCCGCCGCGTGAGTGTACTGAGGCCAGTGGGTGA
- the LOC105044846 gene encoding receptor-like protein kinase FERONIA: MRRNRALPPILLCAVFFFLLAVGKISAADSSNSTYQPRDKILLNCGFSGTANDTDGRTWTGDAASKYAPSMNSAAVNVTSQDSVPQVPYLTGRVFTSPYTYTFPLGAGRKFIRLYFYPSNYSTHAASDAFFTVTADSYTLLQNFSAYLTAGALNYAYLVREFSVNVSSSGLKLTFTPSTDHHNSYAFVNGIEIVSIPDDIFTPVNALLVGTNTDYTIDQDGAFETVYRLNVGGQAISPTQDSGLFRSWADDTPYIYGAAFGVTYSNDPNVSIKYPATIPEYIAPPDVYSTARSMGPDPRINLNYNLTWILPVDAAFYHLVRLHFCEIQYPITKPNQRVFDIYLSNLTAQQGADVIAWSGGIGIPAYEDYVLLPPGTGSMDLWVALHPDIGAKPEYYDAILNGMEVFKLQNPNGSLAGPNPAPLPEPDVDINKALHHKTGKSTSKSIPAIAGGVIGGFVLLLAACFCLFRMCKQKKKKKRGKDAGTSDGPSGWLPLSLYGNSHSAASAKTNTTGSYASSLPSNLCRHFSFAEIEAATNGFDEALLLGVGGFGKVYRGEVDGGSTKVAIKRGNPMSEQGVHEFQTEIEMLSKLRHRHLVSLIGYCEENCEMILVYDYMAHGTLREHLYKTPKPPLPWKQRLEICIGAARGLHYLHTGAKHTIIHRDVKTTNILLDEKWVAKVSDFGLSKTGPTLDHTHVSTVVKGSFGYLDPEYFRRQQLTEKSDVYSFGVVLFEVLCARPPLNSTLPKEQVSLAEWALHCQKKGILDQIIDPYLRGRIAPQCFKKFAETAEKCVADQGIERPSMGDVLWNLEFALQLQESAEESGCLIDGATSEEGTPLMILRKKDPSSDPLVESSTTTTTTTSMSIGGRSLASDDTDGLTPSAVFSQIMNPKGR; encoded by the coding sequence ATGAGGAGAAATCGAGCTTTACCTCCCATCCTTCTCTgtgctgtcttcttcttcttgttggcCGTCGGCAAGATCTCGGCGGCCGACAGCAGCAACAGCACCTACCAACCCCGGGACAAGATCCTCCTCAACTGCGGTTTCTCCGGGACAGCCAACGACACCGACGGCCGCACCTGGACCGGCGACGCCGCCTCCAAGTATGCCCCCTCCATGAACAGCGCCGCCGTCAACGTCACCTCCCAGGACTCGGTCCCGCAAGTCCCCTACTTGACTGGCCGGGTCTTCACCTCCCCTTACACCTACACCTTCCCCCTCGGTGCTGGCCGGAAATTCATTCGCCTTTACTTCTACCCTTCCAACTACTCCACCCACGCCGCCTCCGATGCCTTCTTTACCGTCACCGCGGATTCCTACACCCTCCTCCAAAACTTCAGCGCCTACCTCACCGCCGGTGCCCTTAACTACGCCTACCTCGTCCGCGAATTCTCCGTCAACGTCTCCTCCAGTGGCCTCAAGCTCACCTTCACCCCTTCTACCGATCACCACAATTCTTATGCCTTTGTTAATGGTATCGAGATTGTCTCGATCCCTGATGACATCTTTACCCCCGTCAATGCATTGCTTGTTGGAACCAACACAGATTACACCATCGATCAGGATGGTGCTTTCGAGACCGTCTACAGGCTGAATGTGGGTGGGCAAGCCATTTCTCCCACCCAAGATTCTGGCTTGTTTCGCTCCTGGGCTGATGACACACCATACATATATGGCGCTGCATTTGGGGTCACCTACTCCAATGACCCCAATGTTTCAATTAAGTATCCGGCCACCATTCCGGAATATATCGCGCCGCCGGATGTGTACTCGACGGCACGGTCGATGGGGCCCGATCCACGCATCAATCTGAACTATAATCTCACATGGATCCTTCCAGTGGATGCTGCGTTTTACCACCTTGTGAGGCTTCATTTCTGTGAGATCCAGTACCCCATCACCAAGCCGAACCAGAGGGTCTTCGATATCTATCTCAGTAACCTGACTGCCCAACAGGGCGCCGATGTGATTGCTTGGAGCGGTGGAATTGGCATCCCAGCGTATGAGGACTATGTGCTGCTACCTCCAGGAACTGGCTCGATGGATTTGTGGGTTGCACTCCATCCTGATATTGGAGCCAAGCCAGAGTACTATGATGCTATCTTGAATGGGATGGAAGTCTTTAAGCTGCAGAACCCTAATGGAAGTCTTGCTGGACCCAATCCGGCTCCACTGCCGGAGCCAGATGTGGATATTAATAAGGCTCTCCATCACAAGACCGGCAAGTCCACGAGCAAATCCATTCCGGCGATTGCCGGCGGGGTGATCGGTGGGTTTGTGCTCCTGTTGGCTGCCTGTTTCTGCTTGTTTAGGATGTGcaagcaaaagaagaagaagaagagggggaAGGATGCAGGCACCAGCGATGGGCCTTCGGGTTGGCTGCCGCTCTCCCTCTATGGCAACTCGCACTCAGCAGCATCAGCCAAGACGAACACAACCGGAAGCTATGCCTCGTCGCTCCCATCCAACCTCTGCCGCCACTTCTCGTTTGCAGAGATCGAGGCGGCCACCAATGGATTCGATGAAGCCCTCCTCCTCGGTGTCGGTGGTTTCGGAAAAGTCTACCGTGGGGAAGTGGATGGCGGTTCCACCAAGGTCGCCATAAAGCGTGGGAACCCAATGTCGGAGCAAGGCGTCCATGAATTCCAGACCGAGATCGAGATGCTGTCCAAGCTCCGCCACCGCCATCTCGTCTCCTTGATCGGTTACTGCGAGGAGAACTGCGAGATGATTCTGGTGTATGACTACATGGCCCATGGAACACTGCGCGAGCATCTCTACAAGACCCCGAAGCCACCCCTCCCTTGGAAGCAGCGGCTGGAGATCTGCATTGGTGCTGCTCGCGGGCTTCACTACCTCCACACTGGTGCCAAGCATACCATCATCCACCGAGATGTGAAGACCACCAACATTCTGTTGGATGAGAAATGGGTTGCAAAGGTTTCGGATTTCGGCCTTTCGAAGACCGGTCCTACTCTCGATCACACCCATGTGAGCACGGTGGTGAAGGGCAGCTTCGGCTATCTCGACCCGGAGTACTTCAGGCGGCAGCAACTTACCGAGAAATCCGATGTATACTCTTTTGGGGTTGTGTTGTTTGAGGTCCTCTGTGCTCGGCCACCTCTCAACTCGACCCTTCCAAAGGAACAAGTGAGCCTGGCCGAGTGGGCACTGCACTGCCAGAAGAAGGGCATTCTTGATCAGATCATCGATCCCTATCTCAGGGGTAGGATTGCCCCACAGTGCTTCAAGAAGTTCGCAGAGACGGCCGAGAAGTGCGTGGCCGACCAGGGAATCGAGCGGCCATCCATGGGCGATGTCCTCTGGAACCTCGAGTTTGCACTCCAGCTGCAAGAGAGTGCGGAGGAAAGCGGCTGTCTCATCGACGGTGCGACGTCGGAGGAGGGCACGCCGCTGATGATCCTGCGCAAGAAAGACCCGAGTAGTGATCCATTGGTGGAATCAAGCACAACAACAACCACAACCACCTCAATGAGCATCGGAGGGCGGAGCCTCGCAAGTGATGACACCGATGGACTGACACCAAGTGCTGTGTTCTCGCAGATCATGAACCCCAAAGGGCGGTGA
- the LOC105044848 gene encoding thioredoxin H4-1, which translates to MGACLGKGRDQGDSDDIDFKAGNVHVITSKENWDEKIADANKDGKLVVANFSASWCGPCRMMTPVYAELSENYPSLVFLTIDVDELMDFSSSWDIRATPTFFFLKDGQQLDKLVGANRPELEKKLKMLAESSS; encoded by the exons ATGGGAGCCTGCTTGGGAAAG GGTCGGGACCAAGGTGACTCTGACGACATAGATTTCAAAGCTGGAAATGTGCATGTAATTACTAGCAAAGAGAACTGGGATGAGAAGATTGCGGATGCAAACAAGGATGGCAAACTA GTTGTGGCAAATTTCAGTGCATCTTGGTGTGGTCCATGCAGAATGATGACACCTGTTTATGCGGAACTGTCTGAGAATTATCCTTCTCTCGTGTTCCTGACAATTGATGTGGATGAGTTGATG GATTTCAGTTCATCATGGGATATTCGTGCGACTCCAacgttcttcttcttgaaagatggGCAGCAGCTGGATAAGCTTGTTGGGGCCAACAGACCTGAACTTGAGAAAAAGTTAAAAATGCTTGCTGAATCCTCATCTTAG